One genomic window of Rhizomicrobium sp. includes the following:
- a CDS encoding CHAP domain-containing protein → MNAGSLVRIASVVAVCALLGGCGSMAGTGPTAADLAYAPVVRGTTPASPLVDPTLYPDDDADTAPTTVEGTHLQCVPYAREHSGVNLFGNATAWWDKAAGVYARGASPIPGAVLVLNGYSRHRAHVAVVRRIVSPREIRIDHANWLDDGAVYVNDPVVDVSADNDWTQVKVWNIRSGSWGTRVYRVQGFIGPGPAGNPLVAANGRSLADDPIARQIAATDADADASDGDR, encoded by the coding sequence ATGAACGCTGGATCACTGGTCCGGATCGCCTCCGTTGTTGCCGTCTGCGCCCTGTTGGGCGGATGCGGTTCGATGGCCGGCACCGGCCCGACCGCCGCCGACCTTGCCTACGCCCCCGTCGTGCGGGGCACCACGCCCGCGTCGCCGCTGGTCGATCCGACCCTCTACCCCGACGACGACGCCGATACCGCGCCGACAACCGTCGAGGGCACTCATCTGCAATGCGTGCCCTATGCGCGCGAACATTCCGGCGTGAACCTGTTCGGCAACGCCACGGCCTGGTGGGACAAGGCGGCCGGCGTCTACGCCCGCGGCGCTTCGCCCATCCCCGGCGCGGTCCTGGTCCTCAACGGCTATTCGCGTCACCGCGCCCATGTCGCGGTGGTCCGCCGGATCGTCTCGCCGCGCGAGATCCGCATCGACCACGCCAACTGGCTCGACGACGGCGCGGTCTACGTCAACGACCCGGTGGTCGATGTCAGCGCCGACAATGACTGGACCCAGGTGAAGGTGTGGAACATCCGCAGCGGTTCCTGGGGCACCAGGGTCTACCGCGTGCAGGGCTTCATCGGGCCCGGTCCGGCCGGCAATCCGCTGGTCGCCGCGAACGGAAGATCCCTGGCGGACGACCCGATCGCCCGCCAGATCGCCGCCACGGATGCGGATGCCGATGCGTCCGACGGCGATCGCTGA
- a CDS encoding glycosyltransferase family 2 protein → MTGLSLVLQCALAGVLCIIAALSIQLVVLSYFRLFREKPRVRMPLLPDEALPRVLVQLPVCDEGPLAVRVAAAASRLDWPADKLEIQVLDDGRVGDPGELVRNIMRVVPEGINLSVLRRNERSGFKAGNLAFGLSHSDAPYVAIFDADFVPPTDFLRRTVPALVADQGLAFVQARWGHANRTKNWLTRAQGMLLDAHFAVEQEGRFRAGLPMSFNGTAGVWNRAAIDHGGGWTGDTLTEDLDLSMRCVMQGWRSAMLSDIEVPGELPETAAAWRAQQARWNKGHAQTAVKLMPLIWASSMPLWKKAAMTLQMGQFAFFALAFASAAISLTLMYMDVVYLFSVSLLGLSVSALGLVASTAYLYLGQVLLGREKLPCIARSLALAVVFPSGLILANTRATLEAFFSSEMTFHRTLRPGERYAGGWRGGPELVIGLLLPIFAFTEQSWSALFFFFAVTGLVSIGAMGLTGSGSSVPRRGIRSEER, encoded by the coding sequence ATGACCGGCTTGTCTCTCGTACTGCAATGTGCCCTGGCGGGTGTGCTCTGCATCATCGCGGCGCTGTCGATCCAGCTCGTGGTGCTGAGCTATTTCCGCCTCTTCCGCGAAAAGCCGCGGGTCCGCATGCCGCTCTTGCCGGACGAGGCCCTGCCGCGCGTGCTGGTACAGCTTCCGGTGTGCGACGAAGGCCCGCTCGCGGTGCGCGTCGCCGCGGCGGCGTCGCGGCTCGACTGGCCGGCCGACAAGCTGGAGATCCAGGTGCTCGACGACGGCCGCGTCGGCGATCCCGGCGAGCTCGTCCGCAACATCATGCGTGTCGTGCCGGAAGGCATTAACCTCAGCGTGCTTCGCCGCAACGAGCGCAGCGGCTTCAAGGCCGGCAACCTCGCCTTCGGGCTCAGTCATTCCGACGCACCCTATGTCGCGATCTTCGACGCCGATTTCGTGCCGCCGACCGATTTCCTGCGCCGCACCGTGCCGGCGCTCGTCGCCGACCAGGGCCTTGCCTTCGTCCAGGCGCGCTGGGGCCACGCCAACCGCACCAAGAACTGGCTGACGCGCGCCCAAGGCATGCTGCTCGACGCGCATTTTGCGGTCGAGCAGGAAGGCCGCTTCCGTGCCGGCCTGCCGATGTCGTTCAACGGCACCGCCGGGGTGTGGAACCGCGCCGCGATCGATCACGGCGGCGGCTGGACCGGCGACACGCTGACCGAGGACCTCGACCTCTCCATGCGCTGCGTCATGCAGGGCTGGCGCTCGGCGATGCTGTCGGACATCGAAGTGCCCGGCGAATTGCCCGAGACCGCCGCCGCCTGGCGCGCGCAGCAGGCGCGCTGGAACAAGGGCCATGCCCAGACCGCCGTGAAGCTCATGCCGCTGATCTGGGCCAGCTCCATGCCGCTGTGGAAGAAAGCGGCGATGACGCTGCAGATGGGGCAGTTCGCGTTCTTCGCCCTGGCCTTCGCCAGCGCCGCCATCAGCCTGACGCTGATGTATATGGACGTGGTCTATCTTTTCAGCGTCTCGCTCCTGGGCCTGTCGGTCTCGGCCCTGGGCCTGGTCGCCTCCACCGCCTATCTCTATCTGGGCCAGGTCCTGCTGGGGCGCGAGAAGCTGCCCTGCATCGCCCGCTCGCTCGCGCTGGCCGTCGTTTTCCCTTCCGGGCTGATCCTGGCCAACACCCGCGCCACGCTGGAGGCGTTCTTCAGCTCGGAAATGACCTTCCACCGGACGCTCAGGCCGGGGGAGCGCTATGCCGGCGGCTGGCGCGGCGGGCCGGAGCTGGTGATCGGTCTTTTGCTGCCGATTTTCGCCTTCACCGAGCAGTCCTGGAGTGCCCTTTTCTTCTTCTTCGCCGTCACCGGACTGGTCTCGATCGGGGCCATGGGGTTAACGGGATCGGGCAGTTCGGTGCCCCGCCGCGGAATCCGGTCCGAAGAACGGTAA
- a CDS encoding ABC transporter permease: MSATFSLRRVNAVLIKEFIQLRRDRLTFAMIFGVPLMQLLLFGFAINNDPRHLPTAVSILDPGTFANSIVAALRNSGYFEVVRATNDPNAARRLLAEDKVSFVVEIPTNFSRDLVRGAQPELLIEADATDPSSASNAVGALGEIASDALRDDLTGPLAIRAPPTPAFTAVIHRLYNPEIVTQYNIVPGLLGIILTMTMVLMTSMALTRERERGTYENLLAMPARPVEIMIGKIAPNILVGLVQAALVLVAARFVFGVPMLGSLGLLFVVSVLFIAANLAVGYTFSTIAQSQLQAMQMMVFFLLPAILLSGFAFPFRGMPVWAQWIGEAMPVTHFLRVVRGILLKGNGPAEIWPDVWPLILFLFAVGTIALLRFRRTLD, translated from the coding sequence ATGAGCGCGACCTTCTCCCTGCGCCGTGTCAACGCCGTCTTGATCAAGGAGTTCATCCAGCTTCGCCGCGACCGGCTGACCTTCGCCATGATCTTCGGCGTGCCGCTGATGCAGCTCCTGCTGTTCGGCTTCGCGATCAACAACGATCCGCGCCATCTGCCGACCGCGGTCTCGATCCTGGATCCCGGCACCTTCGCCAATTCCATCGTCGCGGCGCTTCGCAACTCCGGCTATTTCGAGGTCGTCAGGGCGACCAACGATCCGAACGCCGCGCGCCGGCTTCTTGCCGAGGACAAAGTGTCTTTCGTCGTCGAGATCCCGACGAATTTCAGCCGCGACCTGGTGCGCGGCGCCCAGCCCGAACTCCTGATCGAGGCCGACGCCACCGATCCGTCCTCCGCGTCCAACGCGGTGGGCGCCTTGGGCGAGATCGCGAGCGACGCCTTGCGCGACGACCTGACCGGACCCTTGGCGATCCGCGCGCCGCCGACGCCGGCCTTCACCGCGGTGATCCACCGTCTCTACAATCCGGAGATCGTCACCCAGTACAATATCGTGCCGGGCCTGCTCGGCATCATCCTGACCATGACCATGGTGCTGATGACCTCGATGGCGCTGACGCGCGAGCGCGAACGCGGCACCTACGAGAATCTCCTCGCCATGCCGGCGCGGCCGGTGGAGATCATGATCGGCAAGATCGCGCCGAACATCCTGGTCGGCCTGGTGCAGGCCGCGCTGGTGCTCGTCGCGGCGCGCTTCGTCTTCGGCGTGCCGATGCTCGGCTCGCTCGGCCTTCTGTTCGTGGTATCGGTGCTCTTCATCGCCGCCAACCTCGCTGTCGGCTACACCTTCTCCACCATCGCGCAGAGCCAGCTTCAGGCGATGCAGATGATGGTGTTCTTCCTTCTGCCCGCCATCCTTTTGTCCGGTTTCGCGTTCCCGTTTCGGGGCATGCCGGTCTGGGCGCAATGGATCGGCGAGGCAATGCCTGTGACACATTTCCTGCGGGTGGTGCGCGGCATCCTGCTCAAGGGCAACGGCCCGGCCGAGATCTGGCCCGATGTCTGGCCGCTCATTCTCTTTCTGTTCGCCGTCGGCACCATCGCCCTGCTGCGCTTCCGCCGCACCCTCGATTGA
- a CDS encoding ABC transporter ATP-binding protein yields MTTELAIDVHGLTKRFGSKVAVNRIDIAVPAGQVWGFLGPNGSGKTTTIRMLCGLLRATEGDGTVLGHDFRTQSEQIKREVGYMTQKFSFWEDLSIRENLDFVARVYELPNARAAVTQTLERLGLVKRQEQLAGDLSGGWKQRLALAACMLHAPKMLLLDEPTAGVDPKARRDFWDEIHRLSGEGLTVLVSTHYMDEAERCDRIVYINLGNVMARGTVAEVVAKSGLFTFVVEGEGARALAGELRGKPGVEFVAFFGAALHVSGKDRAALEQALAPFRDKPGLAIHEAPPSLEDVFIQLQEQGTGDYA; encoded by the coding sequence GTGACCACCGAACTCGCCATCGACGTGCACGGCCTGACCAAGCGCTTCGGCTCCAAGGTCGCGGTCAACCGCATCGACATCGCCGTGCCGGCGGGACAGGTCTGGGGCTTTCTCGGTCCCAATGGCTCGGGCAAGACCACGACGATCCGCATGCTGTGCGGCCTGCTGCGCGCCACCGAAGGCGACGGCACGGTGCTCGGTCACGACTTCCGCACCCAGTCCGAACAGATCAAGCGCGAGGTCGGCTACATGACCCAGAAGTTCAGCTTCTGGGAGGATCTGTCGATCCGCGAGAACCTGGATTTCGTCGCCCGTGTCTACGAACTGCCCAACGCCCGCGCCGCCGTGACGCAGACGCTGGAGCGCCTCGGCCTCGTCAAGCGCCAGGAGCAACTGGCCGGTGATCTCTCCGGCGGCTGGAAGCAGCGCCTCGCGCTCGCCGCCTGCATGCTGCATGCGCCCAAGATGCTGTTGCTCGACGAGCCGACCGCCGGCGTCGATCCCAAGGCGCGGCGCGATTTCTGGGACGAGATCCACCGGCTCTCCGGCGAAGGCCTGACCGTTCTCGTCAGCACGCATTACATGGATGAGGCGGAGCGCTGCGACCGCATCGTCTACATCAATCTCGGCAACGTCATGGCGCGCGGCACGGTGGCCGAGGTCGTGGCGAAGTCGGGACTGTTCACCTTCGTCGTCGAAGGCGAGGGCGCAAGGGCGCTGGCGGGCGAATTGCGCGGCAAGCCCGGCGTCGAATTCGTCGCCTTCTTCGGCGCCGCGCTGCATGTCAGCGGCAAGGACCGCGCCGCGCTGGAACAGGCGCTCGCGCCGTTCCGCGACAAGCCTGGCCTGGCGATCCACGAAGCCCCGCCCAGCCTGGAAGACGTCTTCATCCAGCTCCAGGAACAAGGCACGGGGGACTACGCGTGA
- a CDS encoding efflux RND transporter periplasmic adaptor subunit: protein MKHALMLAVLLLLAGCGGDDDKPAWLGYVEGEDAFIAAPQAGWVARVAVRRGDAVRTGDLLFTLDDTNQASARDQANAAIAVAQGQLAAAKANLVLAQKQLVRQANLLAEQAGTKQAYDVAKATYDSAGAQVAQIEAQIAQARASLAGAAYQLSERDVIARTTGRVEDVYFRAGEYAPAMTPVVSVLPPQNVFVRFFVPEGQLAHVKLGQRVAISCDGCARSIAATITFIAQQEEFTPPVIFSVGSREKLVFKLEARVPGGIRLNPGQPVDVRPL from the coding sequence ATGAAACACGCGCTGATGCTGGCCGTGCTGCTGCTGCTCGCGGGCTGCGGCGGGGACGACGACAAGCCCGCCTGGCTCGGCTATGTCGAAGGCGAGGACGCCTTCATCGCCGCCCCCCAGGCCGGTTGGGTGGCCCGGGTCGCGGTCCGCCGCGGCGACGCGGTCAGGACCGGCGATCTTCTCTTCACGCTCGACGACACCAACCAGGCCTCGGCCCGCGACCAGGCCAACGCCGCCATCGCGGTGGCGCAGGGCCAGCTCGCCGCCGCCAAGGCCAATCTGGTGCTGGCGCAGAAGCAATTGGTCCGCCAAGCCAACCTGCTCGCCGAGCAGGCCGGCACCAAGCAGGCCTATGACGTCGCCAAGGCGACCTACGATTCCGCCGGCGCGCAGGTGGCGCAGATCGAGGCCCAGATCGCGCAGGCGCGCGCCTCGCTCGCCGGCGCCGCCTATCAGCTCTCCGAGCGCGACGTGATCGCGCGCACCACCGGCCGGGTCGAGGACGTCTATTTCCGCGCCGGCGAATACGCCCCGGCGATGACGCCGGTCGTCTCGGTGCTGCCGCCGCAGAACGTCTTCGTCCGCTTCTTCGTGCCGGAGGGCCAGCTGGCGCATGTCAAGCTCGGCCAGCGTGTCGCGATCTCGTGCGACGGCTGCGCGCGGAGCATCGCCGCGACGATCACCTTCATCGCGCAGCAGGAAGAGTTCACCCCGCCGGTGATCTTCTCCGTCGGCAGCCGCGAGAAGCTGGTGTTCAAGCTGGAGGCGCGCGTCCCCGGCGGCATCAGGCTCAACCCCGGCCAGCCGGTCGACGTCAGGCCGCTGTGA
- a CDS encoding TetR/AcrR family transcriptional regulator has product MDTHEQRWSRRKQARPAEILDAALKVFAAKGYAAARMDDIAREAGVTKGTIYLYFDNKEAVFKSLVRESIGNTIGAVAEQIAGHEGSARDLLRSALTSITALLDSERVVLPKIIIAESGNFPELALFYRFEIIEKGMAALSSVIERGMARGEFRRAPVNHVIRLCMAPVLLGAVWRSTFAAFDPEPYDYQGLIETHLDVLFRGLAPEGKTP; this is encoded by the coding sequence ATGGACACGCACGAACAGCGCTGGAGCCGTCGCAAGCAGGCGCGTCCGGCCGAGATTCTCGATGCCGCGCTGAAAGTGTTCGCCGCCAAGGGCTATGCCGCGGCGCGGATGGACGACATCGCGCGCGAAGCCGGCGTGACCAAGGGCACGATCTATCTCTACTTCGACAACAAGGAAGCGGTGTTCAAATCGCTGGTGCGCGAATCGATCGGCAACACGATCGGCGCCGTCGCGGAACAGATCGCGGGCCATGAAGGCTCGGCCCGCGACCTCCTGCGCTCCGCGCTCACATCGATAACGGCGCTGCTCGACAGCGAGCGTGTCGTGCTGCCCAAGATCATCATCGCCGAAAGCGGGAATTTCCCCGAACTCGCGCTCTTCTACCGCTTCGAGATCATCGAGAAGGGCATGGCGGCGCTGTCCTCGGTGATCGAGCGCGGCATGGCGCGGGGCGAATTCCGCCGCGCGCCGGTGAATCACGTCATCCGCCTTTGCATGGCGCCGGTGCTCCTGGGCGCGGTGTGGCGCTCGACCTTCGCCGCCTTCGATCCGGAGCCCTACGACTATCAGGGCCTGATCGAGACCCATCTCGATGTCCTGTTCCGCGGCCTCGCGCCGGAAGGAAAGACGCCATGA
- a CDS encoding TetR/AcrR family transcriptional regulator: MHAPIDRRTELLGKIVEALLDSGAGDLSLRPLAERVGTSARLLIYHFESKEALVAAALAEVRHRIGASLAQRAADIHPTSLRTLLMMAWEWALEEPNQRYFRLLFEVDGLSMFDRITFSREVRAANSAVWIALIDKAALRLSEGGKTFSVHAVLIRGAFTGLLQEFLTTGDRENTTAALGALIDLLSGTAPAASQQGYRS; the protein is encoded by the coding sequence ATGCATGCACCCATTGATCGCCGGACCGAACTGCTTGGCAAGATCGTCGAGGCGCTGCTGGACAGCGGCGCCGGCGATCTGTCGCTGCGCCCGCTGGCCGAGCGCGTGGGCACCAGCGCCCGGCTCCTGATCTATCACTTCGAGTCCAAGGAGGCGCTGGTCGCCGCCGCGCTGGCCGAGGTCCGCCACCGGATCGGCGCTTCGCTCGCGCAGCGTGCCGCCGACATCCATCCGACATCCCTGCGGACGCTGCTCATGATGGCCTGGGAGTGGGCGCTCGAAGAGCCCAACCAGCGCTATTTCCGGCTTCTGTTCGAAGTCGACGGCCTTTCCATGTTCGACCGGATCACGTTCTCCCGCGAAGTCCGGGCGGCCAACAGCGCGGTCTGGATCGCGCTGATCGACAAGGCGGCCCTGCGCCTGTCCGAAGGCGGCAAGACCTTCTCGGTCCATGCCGTCCTGATCCGGGGCGCGTTCACGGGGCTGCTGCAGGAATTCCTCACCACCGGCGACCGCGAGAACACCACCGCCGCGCTCGGCGCCCTGATCGATCTGCTGTCCGGCACCGCGCCCGCGGCTTCTCAGCAAGGATACCGGTCATGA
- a CDS encoding VC0807 family protein, with the protein MTSVPPAKGWRKVTGHVAVRALFKSVLINMVAPVILYRLSAPHYVSTSLLPLAISGVPPILWLAYGVIKLRAIDFLGLFAAENVVVSMTALVLAHTERDALIGRSMQNVVLAGIFLASLAFARPLMFYMARQLSTGNDPAQRDSFNRAAAQPYAMRAYRVLTWGWTAALLIKAAGGYVLAAHLPTNTFLLASPLWDLVSDSVLVGWTIVYGRARLAAASDRAPPAMSSVVLP; encoded by the coding sequence ATGACCAGCGTTCCCCCGGCCAAGGGTTGGCGCAAGGTGACGGGCCACGTCGCCGTCCGGGCGCTCTTCAAGAGCGTGCTTATCAACATGGTCGCGCCGGTGATCCTCTACCGGCTGTCGGCGCCGCATTATGTGTCGACCAGTCTTCTGCCGCTGGCGATCTCGGGCGTGCCGCCGATCCTGTGGCTCGCCTATGGCGTGATCAAATTGCGCGCCATCGACTTCCTCGGCCTGTTCGCGGCGGAGAACGTCGTGGTGAGCATGACCGCCCTGGTGCTCGCCCATACCGAGCGCGACGCGCTGATCGGGCGGTCGATGCAGAACGTCGTGCTGGCGGGCATTTTCCTGGCCTCGCTCGCTTTCGCCAGGCCGCTGATGTTCTACATGGCGCGCCAGCTTTCGACCGGCAACGATCCGGCGCAGCGCGACAGCTTCAACCGTGCCGCCGCGCAGCCTTATGCCATGCGCGCCTATCGCGTGCTGACCTGGGGCTGGACGGCGGCGCTCCTGATCAAGGCGGCCGGCGGCTATGTCCTGGCGGCGCATCTGCCGACCAACACGTTCCTGCTCGCCTCGCCGCTCTGGGATCTGGTCAGCGATTCCGTGCTGGTCGGCTGGACCATCGTCTATGGCCGCGCCAGGCTGGCCGCCGCGAGCGACCGCGCGCCGCCCGCGATGTCGTCGGTGGTGCTGCCATGA
- a CDS encoding DSD1 family PLP-dependent enzyme: MTDEELHGPLLNQQGSRHSLNTPVLVIDLDALSRNIAAMADFARSKGLSLRPHAKTHKSPEIAKRQIAAGAIGICCAKIGEAEVMADHGVVRGLHITSPVVSRPAVARLAALNLRTEDLLCVVDNPANVQALGAAARAAAKPLSVIIDIDPGIRRTGVGSPEAAVALFEAITSEVFLTYRGVQCYCGAQQHIEAFEDRLESMQERAAFVRTVIEALTAAGGRPQIVTGGGTGTHRIDPTLDLFTELQVGSYVFMDGQYLACDLTGDGEPSPFETALMVDARVVSANTPGLVTLDAGFKAFATDAEAPLVLAGAPPGALYRFMGDEHGALFLPDGGTLPLAAMVTLGAPHCDPTVNLYDTYHVVQGDTLRALWPVAARGRSR; this comes from the coding sequence ATGACCGATGAGGAATTGCATGGCCCTCTGCTCAACCAGCAGGGATCGCGCCACAGCCTGAACACCCCGGTCCTGGTGATCGATCTGGACGCGCTTTCCCGCAACATCGCCGCGATGGCCGATTTCGCCCGGAGCAAGGGCCTGTCCCTGCGCCCCCACGCCAAGACCCACAAGAGCCCGGAGATCGCCAAGCGACAGATCGCGGCCGGCGCCATCGGTATCTGCTGCGCCAAGATCGGCGAGGCCGAGGTCATGGCCGATCACGGCGTCGTTCGCGGCCTGCACATCACCTCGCCCGTCGTCTCGCGACCGGCGGTCGCGCGGCTGGCGGCGCTGAACCTTCGCACCGAGGACCTGTTGTGCGTGGTGGACAATCCGGCCAACGTCCAAGCGCTGGGCGCGGCGGCACGCGCCGCCGCGAAGCCGTTGTCGGTCATCATCGACATCGATCCCGGCATTCGCCGCACCGGTGTCGGCTCGCCGGAAGCGGCCGTCGCATTGTTCGAAGCGATCACGTCCGAAGTCTTCCTCACCTACCGGGGCGTGCAATGCTATTGCGGCGCCCAGCAGCACATCGAAGCGTTCGAGGACCGCCTTGAGTCCATGCAGGAGCGGGCCGCCTTCGTCCGCACCGTCATCGAAGCGCTCACCGCCGCGGGCGGTCGGCCGCAGATCGTGACGGGCGGCGGCACGGGCACGCACCGCATCGATCCCACGCTCGATCTCTTCACCGAACTTCAGGTCGGCTCTTATGTGTTCATGGACGGCCAATATCTCGCCTGCGACCTGACCGGCGACGGCGAGCCTTCCCCGTTCGAGACCGCCCTGATGGTCGACGCACGGGTGGTCAGCGCCAACACCCCGGGCCTCGTCACCCTGGATGCCGGCTTCAAGGCCTTCGCCACCGACGCCGAAGCGCCGCTGGTACTGGCCGGCGCGCCGCCGGGCGCGCTCTACCGCTTCATGGGCGACGAGCACGGCGCGCTGTTCCTGCCCGACGGCGGGACCCTGCCGCTTGCCGCCATGGTGACGCTCGGCGCGCCCCATTGCGATCCGACCGTCAACCTCTACGACACCTATCATGTGGTGCAGGGCGACACGCTGCGGGCGCTCTGGCCGGTCGCCGCCCGCGGCCGGTCGCGCTAG
- a CDS encoding sulfurtransferase TusA family protein, which translates to MTEPLDLKGLKCPLPALLARRALARAARGGEITVVADDPLAHIDIPHMCRQEGYEVLSSARDGDAVTLVLRRP; encoded by the coding sequence ATGACCGAGCCGCTTGACCTCAAAGGCCTGAAGTGTCCGCTGCCCGCGCTGCTGGCGCGCCGCGCGCTGGCCCGCGCCGCGCGAGGCGGCGAGATCACGGTGGTGGCCGACGATCCGCTCGCGCATATCGACATCCCGCATATGTGCCGCCAGGAAGGCTATGAGGTCCTCTCGAGCGCGCGCGACGGCGATGCCGTCACGCTGGTCCTGCGCCGGCCCTAA
- a CDS encoding long-chain-acyl-CoA synthetase, translated as MGLAAAAAREATYIAAITRTLWSLRDVKPDSPHTVVDIVEKQARATPDAVAFYYLDRTMTYGQLDAYANRVAHWARASGVARGEAVALLMENCPEYVATWLGLLKVGAITALINTNLRGQPLAHSIAIAAAKHAIVGAELAETFAEAAPQIAPPPKAWRAGGAAPGFEDFDAVLAAQPAAPADKAWRDGVTAKDKAFYIYTSGTTGLPKASNFTHMRMLFMMHGFASGLNAKASDRLYNVLPLYHSAGGVCAIGPALLTGGSVILKRKLSVHEFWDDVHRYRATLFQYIGELCRYLLNAPVRPHERDHAIRAITGNGLRPEIWKTFQTRFAIPRIIEFYGATEGNVSMLNYDGTVGAVGRVPPYMRALLTTRIVKFDIEHEMPVRGFDGFCIECADNEVGETIGRIENEPGKTFDGYTKAADTQKKVLHDVFEKGDAWFRTGDLMRHDRLGYYYFVDRIGDTFRWKGENVATSEVSEALGVVPGVKEANVYGVAVPGADGRAGMAALVTGEGFDIGRLAEALAGNLPAYARPVFIRLLPELEITGTFKQRKVDLVKEGFDLKAIRDPLFWLDPATGRYEPLTPRAVDEIAGGRLKF; from the coding sequence ATGGGACTTGCCGCCGCCGCCGCGCGCGAAGCCACTTATATAGCCGCGATCACGAGGACGCTGTGGTCGCTGCGCGACGTCAAGCCGGACAGTCCGCACACCGTCGTCGACATCGTCGAGAAGCAGGCCAGGGCGACGCCGGACGCGGTGGCGTTCTACTACCTCGACCGCACCATGACCTATGGGCAGCTTGACGCCTACGCGAACCGCGTGGCGCATTGGGCCAGGGCCTCGGGCGTCGCGCGCGGCGAAGCGGTCGCGCTGCTGATGGAGAATTGCCCGGAATATGTCGCGACTTGGCTGGGACTCCTGAAGGTCGGCGCCATCACCGCGCTGATCAACACCAATCTGAGGGGCCAGCCGCTCGCCCATTCCATCGCCATCGCCGCGGCGAAGCACGCCATCGTCGGCGCCGAGCTGGCCGAGACCTTCGCCGAAGCGGCGCCGCAGATCGCGCCGCCGCCCAAGGCCTGGCGCGCCGGCGGCGCGGCGCCCGGCTTCGAGGATTTCGACGCCGTGCTGGCGGCCCAGCCGGCCGCGCCAGCCGACAAGGCCTGGCGCGACGGCGTCACAGCCAAGGACAAGGCATTCTATATCTACACGTCCGGCACCACGGGGCTGCCCAAGGCGTCGAACTTCACCCATATGCGCATGCTGTTCATGATGCACGGCTTCGCCAGCGGGCTGAACGCCAAGGCGTCCGACCGGCTGTACAACGTGCTGCCGCTCTATCATTCGGCGGGCGGGGTGTGCGCCATCGGGCCGGCGCTCTTGACCGGCGGCTCGGTCATCCTCAAGCGCAAGCTTTCGGTGCACGAATTCTGGGACGACGTACACCGCTATCGTGCCACGCTGTTCCAGTATATCGGCGAGCTGTGCCGCTATCTCCTGAACGCGCCGGTGCGGCCGCACGAGCGCGACCATGCCATCCGCGCCATCACCGGCAACGGGCTTCGGCCCGAGATCTGGAAGACCTTCCAGACGCGCTTCGCGATCCCCAGGATCATCGAGTTCTACGGCGCCACCGAGGGCAATGTCTCGATGCTGAACTATGACGGCACGGTCGGCGCGGTCGGGCGCGTGCCGCCCTATATGCGCGCCCTCCTCACCACGCGGATCGTGAAATTCGACATCGAGCACGAGATGCCGGTGCGCGGCTTCGACGGCTTCTGCATCGAATGCGCAGACAACGAGGTCGGCGAGACCATCGGGCGGATCGAGAACGAGCCCGGCAAGACCTTCGACGGCTATACCAAGGCGGCCGACACGCAGAAGAAGGTGCTCCACGACGTGTTCGAGAAGGGCGATGCCTGGTTCCGCACCGGCGACCTGATGCGGCACGACCGGCTGGGCTATTACTATTTCGTCGACCGGATCGGCGACACCTTCCGCTGGAAGGGCGAGAACGTCGCGACCAGCGAAGTGTCGGAAGCGCTCGGCGTGGTGCCCGGCGTCAAGGAAGCCAATGTCTACGGCGTCGCGGTGCCCGGTGCCGACGGCCGCGCCGGCATGGCGGCGCTGGTGACCGGCGAGGGCTTCGATATCGGGCGGCTCGCCGAGGCGCTGGCGGGGAATTTGCCGGCCTATGCGCGGCCCGTGTTCATCCGGCTGCTGCCGGAGCTGGAGATCACCGGCACGTTCAAGCAGCGCAAGGTCGACCTGGTGAAGGAAGGCTTCGACCTGAAGGCGATCCGCGATCCGCTCTTTTGGCTCGATCCGGCGACCGGACGGTATGAGCCGCTGACGCCGCGGGCGGTGGATGAGATCGCGGGCGGCCGGTTGAAGTTCTGA